The Magnetospirillum sp. 15-1 genome has a window encoding:
- a CDS encoding alpha/beta fold hydrolase, with translation MSRTLVLLPGLLNDRRLWSRQAEALAGRVEVMVGDLSQDDCLGAMAERVLAAAPERFALAGLSMGGYAAMEIMRRAPGRVERLALLDTTARPDLPEQTQRRKDAIALARSGGFDKIMPTMLALLLHPDHLKDGGITGLARDMARAVGAESFARQQAAIMARPDSRDSLPRVACPTLVLCGAEDTLTPSDHHDEMAALIKGAWRVTIPHCGHLSPIEQPEAVSAELLRWLSA, from the coding sequence ATGAGCCGCACCCTGGTCCTGCTGCCCGGCCTGCTCAACGACCGCCGCCTGTGGTCGCGGCAGGCCGAGGCCCTGGCCGGGCGGGTCGAGGTGATGGTCGGCGACCTGAGCCAGGACGATTGCCTGGGAGCCATGGCCGAGCGGGTACTGGCCGCCGCGCCGGAGCGCTTCGCCCTGGCCGGGCTGTCCATGGGGGGCTATGCGGCCATGGAGATCATGCGCCGGGCCCCTGGGCGGGTGGAGCGCCTTGCCCTGCTCGACACCACGGCGCGGCCCGATCTGCCGGAGCAGACCCAGCGGCGCAAGGATGCCATCGCCCTGGCCCGATCCGGCGGTTTCGACAAGATCATGCCGACCATGCTGGCGCTCTTGCTGCACCCCGACCACCTGAAGGACGGGGGCATTACCGGGTTGGCCCGGGATATGGCCCGGGCGGTGGGAGCCGAGTCCTTCGCCCGCCAGCAGGCCGCCATCATGGCGCGGCCCGATTCGCGGGACTCGCTGCCCCGTGTGGCCTGTCCCACCCTGGTGCTGTGCGGTGCCGAGGATACCCTGACGCCTTCCGACCACCATGACGAGATGGCGGCGCTGATCAAGGGCGCGTGGCGGGTGACCATTCCCCATTGCGGCCACCTGTCGCCCATCGAGCAGCCCGAGGCGGTCAGCGCCGAATTGCTGCGTTGGCTGTCAGCGTAG
- the thiS gene encoding sulfur carrier protein ThiS — protein MKLVINGEERSFSASMTVEALLGELGVDSRKVAVERNLEIVPKSSYAQVAVNDGDKLEIVAFIGGGSSAAGIGSGPSAAGIGSGPSAAGDTFTVAGKTFTSRLLVGTGKYKDFEETAVAIEASGAEIVTVAVRRVNLSDPTKPMLVDYVSPKKYTFLPNTAGCYTADESVRTLRLAREAGGWNLVKLEVLGDQTTLYPNMPETLKAAEALIKDGFEVMVYCSDDPIQAKMLEDMGCVAIMPLGSLIGSGLGILNPTTIRIIKETVKVPVLVDAGVGTASDAAVAMELGCDGVLMNTAIAHARDPVRMARAMKLAIEAGRLSYLAGRMAKKSYADPSSPTSGLI, from the coding sequence AGCTTTTCCGCCTCCATGACCGTCGAGGCCCTGTTGGGCGAATTGGGCGTCGATTCCCGCAAGGTGGCGGTAGAGCGCAATCTGGAGATCGTTCCCAAATCCTCCTACGCCCAGGTGGCGGTGAATGACGGCGACAAGCTGGAAATCGTCGCGTTCATCGGTGGCGGCTCTTCGGCCGCGGGTATCGGTAGCGGCCCTTCGGCCGCGGGTATCGGTAGCGGCCCTTCGGCCGCGGGCGACACCTTCACCGTGGCGGGCAAGACCTTTACCTCGCGGCTGCTGGTCGGTACCGGCAAGTACAAGGATTTCGAGGAGACCGCCGTCGCCATCGAGGCATCGGGCGCCGAGATCGTCACCGTGGCGGTGCGCCGGGTCAACCTGTCCGATCCCACCAAGCCCATGCTGGTGGATTACGTCAGCCCCAAGAAGTACACCTTCCTGCCCAACACCGCCGGCTGCTACACCGCCGACGAGTCGGTGCGCACGCTCCGCCTGGCGCGCGAGGCCGGCGGCTGGAACCTGGTGAAGCTGGAGGTGCTGGGCGACCAGACCACCTTGTATCCCAACATGCCCGAGACGCTGAAGGCCGCCGAGGCGCTGATCAAGGACGGTTTCGAGGTGATGGTCTACTGTTCCGACGATCCCATCCAGGCCAAGATGCTCGAAGACATGGGCTGCGTCGCCATCATGCCGCTGGGCTCGCTGATCGGCTCGGGCCTGGGCATTCTCAATCCCACCACCATCCGCATCATCAAGGAGACCGTGAAGGTCCCCGTGCTGGTCGATGCCGGTGTCGGTACCGCCTCCGACGCGGCGGTGGCCATGGAACTGGGCTGCGACGGCGTGCTGATGAACACCGCCATCGCCCATGCCCGCGATCCGGTACGCATGGCGCGCGCCATGAAGCTGGCCATCGAGGCCGGGCGCCTGTCCTATCTGGCCGGGCGCATGGCGAAGAAGAGCTATGCCGATCCGTCTTCCCCCACCTCCGGCCTGATCTGA
- a CDS encoding ribonuclease T2, with product MNKALACAAFLGILITATTAGAGQCGPARGTVGDYDYYLLSLSWAPGFCATPAGRANTRQCGPQASYGFVVHGLWPQYADGQWPQCCQPVPRLKPSPAIDQVSRVMIGAKLLQHEWDKHGACVTSRQDEYFDRINRAVSALGLAPDVPGGGGGRIRITDLKRHWPVPPQSISVQCKGRKLTEVHICLDKALSPLPCPMAEVKSDNCPGTVDLR from the coding sequence GTGAACAAGGCCCTGGCATGCGCCGCCTTCCTGGGAATACTGATCACCGCCACCACGGCCGGGGCCGGGCAATGCGGTCCGGCGCGGGGCACGGTGGGCGACTACGATTACTACCTGCTGAGCCTGTCCTGGGCACCCGGCTTCTGCGCCACGCCGGCGGGACGGGCCAACACCCGGCAATGCGGCCCCCAGGCCTCCTACGGCTTCGTGGTGCACGGATTGTGGCCGCAATACGCCGACGGCCAATGGCCGCAATGCTGTCAGCCGGTACCGCGGCTCAAGCCCTCGCCCGCCATCGATCAGGTGTCGCGGGTGATGATCGGCGCCAAATTGCTTCAGCATGAATGGGACAAGCACGGCGCGTGCGTCACCAGCCGCCAGGACGAGTATTTCGACAGGATCAACCGGGCGGTGTCGGCCCTCGGCCTCGCCCCCGATGTGCCGGGCGGCGGTGGCGGGCGGATCAGAATCACCGACCTGAAGCGCCACTGGCCGGTCCCGCCCCAATCCATCAGCGTTCAGTGCAAGGGCCGGAAACTGACCGAGGTCCATATCTGCCTGGACAAGGCGCTGTCGCCCCTGCCCTGCCCCATGGCCGAGGTGAAGTCGGACAATTGTCCGGGAACGGTCGATCTACGCTGA